In the Mesorhizobium sp. M1D.F.Ca.ET.043.01.1.1 genome, GCGAAACGCGGCAAGGTGGGGCGCCGAAACGCCCGACTCTTGACAAATATGTTATGCGTGCCGCGGTCGATCTGCTCTGCGTCCAACCCTCTTGCGAAGCCGGCCATCATGGCCGCTCCGGAACTCGTCCCGCCGAGATAGTCGAAGCGCCCGCCCGCCTCGACGAAGGCCTTGTAGACGCCCAGATGGGCGCTGCCCAGGGACCCACCCCCCGCCGCCACGAAGCCACGTGCCTTGCAGGAAATAAATCGGACCAGGCGCTGGATATCAGCCCCGTCCTCCAGCGCAACATGATGATGCTGGCCGACATGGGGACGCTCATCGAGCCACGCAGAGGTGCCGGAGACCGCAGCCGAGCGATTGTCGTGAATTAGGACAAGCCGACCGGTCGATGGTGGATGGACCGATAGCGCCAATTCCTCGGACGTGTTCAAGCGAGGCGAGGAGGACGCGTTCGCTAGCAACAGGACGGTATCGGCCTGGCGAATGCAGACTCGTGTCCATTCATTAGGCTCTTCATCGGCGACGTAGACAACGAAGTCAGCTTGCGCCTCCAGTTCGTTCAACCAGTTAAGGACCGGCTGGTCGTCGATCGGACGACCTGCGAACTTCGCGTGGACGTCAAGCCGGGAAACGAACTGAGCGCGCGTGACCGCACCGAACTCTTGCTGTAGGTGCCCGATGAAAACCGGTGAGATGCGACTTCCGCCGGCTGCAATGATGGCAAGCGTTCGGATCTTGGCAGGTTTCTGGAGACGGGACAAAATCGGAGATTGCGTGGCGAACCGGCGCGCCAGAGATATTGTGACCGCCTCTCTCAGGTTCGGCAAAGCCTCGGCCGCCTTCTCGAAATGATTACGACTGATTTCAAGGACGATCGAATCGCGCGCTGCAAGGACCGTGGCCGTACGGGGCAGCCCAGCAAAGAAACCAATTTCGCCGACTAGTTCGCCCTGTGCGATCTCGGCGACCGAGCCAATCGGATCTCCTTTGTGTACCGTAAAGCGACCGGACAGCACGACGAAGAACCTGTCCGATGGATCGCCTTCGCGAACCAGGACCTCACCGCGCCTTAGGACTCGACGGTCGGACTCGGCAGCCAAAGCCTCGAGCGCCAGCAACGACGCCCGATCGAACATCAATGTCGCCGACAATAATCTCGCGGCGAGAGAATCGACGGAGGACATTTGAGCCATCCCGGGGACGCATTCGCTCCGGTGATTGTATCCCGTACCGCTCGTGTTTGCAGCCTCGCACGGCGCGATCCGAGCCGAACCGCAAGGCGGGACATCGGTCCCCCGACCAGCCTACTTGCAATTCTGCGGCCGACGTAGTGTCGCGCGGGGCGGAGCCCTCTCGATTGTTCGAGGTCGCTGCTTCGGTGATCAAGAGCTTATGAGACCGACGGCTTGGGACATACTCCTCTAATCTCGGTTCCTAGACGGGTTCGGGCGGCAGGAGGCCGATGCAGTCGGCGGGCTGGTTCCAATCGGAACCTGCGCGGGACTCTTCGCCCTGCAGCGCGCAGTGAGTGACGGCCGCTTTGTGCCGCATACCGGCCGTTCAGCCACACATGCGGCGGCTTGAAAGCAGACTTCTGGACGATCACGAAGTTACTGAACGTATAAGCTCAAACCTGATCGTCACGCCGGCTTGTCGTCGGGGTGCCCAAGTTCGCAGAACCAGCCGCCGAGATATTTCACCGACGGCTTGGTCGGGTCGGGAACGGGCGTCTTCGCCTCGACGGCGGCGCGGAATGGCTCTGCACTGTCATGCGCGACGAATCCCAAATGGTCCGCGCCGCTGTTGTCGACCATCTTCAGCTTGTTGTTGGAGACGCCGAACGAGATCGTGTGGCCGACGCGTGGCGCGGTCAACGATGCCTCGACCAGACGCACGCAGTCGGCGAAGGAGAGATAGGACCACAGCATGCGGCGGTCGGCGGGTTCCGGGAAGGACGAGAAGATGCGCAGGCACACGGTCTCGATGCCGAACTTGTCCCAATAGAGCCGGCTGAGGCTCTCGACGAAATTCTTCGACACCCCATAGAGGCTGTCGGGGCGCACCGGCGCGTCGACGCCGATATGCGCCTCGATCTCGTGATAGCCGATGGCATGCACGGAGGACGCATAGACGACGCGCTTCACGCCGTGTTTCCGCGCGCCTTCATAGATGTGGTAGGAGCCGCGGATGCTGGAATCGAGGATTTTTTGCCACTCACATTCGAGCGGCGCGCCGCCGAAATGCACGATCGCGTCGCAGTCCTTGGTCGCCGCGATCGTCGCCTCCATGTCGGCGAGATCGAACACCGCTTCTTCCTCGTGCGGCGCGAGATCGGAGAACGGTTCACGCCCCGCCACTCGAATTGTCTTTGCCAGCGGGACCAGCCCCTTGCGCAACACCGAGCCGAGGCGGCCGGCGGCGCCGGTGATCAGGATACGTTCGTAATGCGGCATTCTCTACTCCACTTGCGCGACGGCGGCGTTGATCCGCGCGATCGCCTCGGTCAGCACCTCTTCGCTGGTCGCGGTCGAGATGCGGAAATAGGGTGACAGTCCATAGGCGACGCCGGGCACCGACGCCACCCGGCCTTCGTTCAGAAGATAGTTTGCCACGGTCGCATCATCCTCCAGCACGGCGCCCTTGCGCGTCTTGCGGCCGATCAGGCTGGCGCAGCCGATATAGGCGTAGAAAGCGCCGTCCGGCGGCGACAGCGTCAGGTCGTTGATCTTGCGGATGCCGTCGACGACCAGGTCGCGGCGCGCCTCGAAGGCTTGGCGGAAACGCGCCACCTCGTCCTGCGGGCCGTTGAGCGCCGCGACGGTCGCTGCCTGGGCGATCGAGCACACCGACGTGCAGGACTGGCTTTGGATCGTCGACATCGCTTTGATGAGCGGCGCCGGTCCGGCCGCATAGCCGACGCGCCAGCCGGTCATGGCATAGGATTTCGACACGCCATTGACAATCAATGTCCGGTCCTTGAGCCCGGGACAGGCCTTGCCGAAGGACACGAATTCGCGTCCGTCGAAGAGAATGTGCTCGTAGATCTCGTCGGAGAGGATCAGCACCTGCGGATGCTTCGCCAGCACAGTGCCTAGTGCCTTGAGATCGGCCTCGGAATAGACCGCGCCAGACGGGTTCCCGGGCATGTTGAGGAAAAGCCACTTTGTCCTTGGCGTGATCGCTTTTTCCAGCAGCGCCGGCGTTAATCGGAAACCGGTGGTTTCCGGGCATTCGACGACGACCGGGGTGCCGCCGAGCAGCTTCACCATCTCCGGATAGGAAACGAAGTAGGGGGCCGGCAGGATCGCCTCGTCGCCGCTCTCCAGCGTCGCCATCAGCGCGTTGAAGATGATCTGCTTGGCGCCGTTGGCGACAACGATATCGTCGGCCACATAGTCGAGTCCGTTCTCGCGCCGGAACTTGCCGGCCACCGCCTCACGCACCTCAAGCGTGCCCGCCGAAGCGGTGTAGAGCGTCTGTCCCGCTTTCGCGGCGAAATGGGCGGCATCGATGATGTGAAGCGGGGTCGGGAAATCGGGCTCGCCGAGCCCGAGGTCGATCACGTCGACCCCCTTGGCGCGCAACGCCTTGGCGGCCTGCGATGCCGCCATTGAGGCCGAAGGCTTCACCACCGACAAGCGCGAGGCAAGATAACTCATCTGTCGTTCTCCGAGATGTATCCTTTGGATCGGTCGTCGGCCTGCGCGGCGGCGCTGCGCTTCAACGGATCGCCATAGCCGCCACCGCCCGGCAGTTCGAGGATCAGCCGACGCCCGGCCGGCACATGCTGCCAGCCCTTCGGTCGCATCTTCGTGCCGTCATCGAGCTTGACCACGCCGGCGATGCCGGGCTTGCCGCCATTGCGTCCCCGCGGTGGATGGTTGACGCGGTCGAACATGGCCGAGAAGTCGAACTCGTGTCCCTCGATTGCTGCGATCTCGATGATCTGCCCCAGGCCGCCGCGGAATTCGCCGTCGCCGCCTGAGTCCGGGCGCAGTTCCTTGCGCCAGATGACGATCGGCCCGGTGTGCTCCGTCGCCTCGATCGGCATCGTGTGCACGCCTGACGGAAAGGCCGTCGCCGACAAGCCGTCGAGCCCGGGGCGTGCACCCATGCCGCCGGAGTTGAACATCAGCACCTCGGCGCGGCGGCCCGAGCTGCCCGCGACCGGGCGAACCGAGATGTGGATGTTCCACAGAGCGCCTGCGCCCTCGGCGAGGATCTTGCCCGGCAAAGCCTGAGAGATCGCGCCGAGCACGAGATCGGGAACCATGTGGCCGAAGATGTGTCTCAGCGCCACCGGCGCCGGCCGCACGGCGTTCAGGATGTTGACCGGAGAGGACACGGTGAAGAAGGCAAGCGAGGCGGCGTTGTTGGGAATGTCCGGCGCCACGACGCATTTCAGCGCGTAACAGGCATAGGCCTTGCTGTAGATGATAGGGCAGTTGATGCCCCAGCGGCTCATCGGATCGGTGCCGGTGAAATCGACTTCGACATGGTCGTCGCGGACCGAAACCGTGGCCGCGAGCCTGACCGGCTCGTCGTAACCGTCGGTCACCAGCTCGTTCGACCAGCTGCCCTTGGGCAGCGCCTTGATGCGTTCGAGCATGGCGTCGCGGGTGCGCGAGAAGATGAACTCGCCGAGCCCGTCGAGCGAGGTCAGGCCGATCTCCTTCATCATGTCGACGAGGCGGCGGTGGCCGACTTCGTTGCAGGCGGCGAGCGAGTAGAAATCACCGACGACCTGGTTCGGCTCCCGGACATTGGCGCGCAGGATCCTGACCAGGTCGAGATTGATCTTGCCCTTCTCCGCGAACTTCATGATCGGAATCTGGATGCCTTCCTCATAGACCGACTTGCCGTCGGCGCCGAAACCGCGCCCGCCGACATCCACGACATGCGCCGTGCAGGCGAAGAACGCCACCAGTTTGCCGTTGAGGAACGACGGCGACACCATGGTGATGTCGTGCAGATGGCCCGTGCCCTGCCAGGGATCGTTGGTGACATAGGTGTCGCCCTCGAACATGTCCTCGCGCGGGATTTCGTTCATGAAATGCAGCACGGCCTCGGCCATGGTGTTGACGTGGCCGGGCGTGCCGGTCACGGCCTGCGCCAGCATCTGGCCGCGCGGGTCGAACACGCCGGCCGACAGATCTCCGGATTCGCGCACCGAGGTCGAGAAGGCGGTGCGCAGCAAGGTGAGCGCCTGCTCCTCGACCACCGAGATCAATCGGTTCCACATGACCTGCATGCGGATTTCGCCAATGCTGTTCGTGCCTGGGTCGCTCATGCCTGGCTGCCTTTGCGGGTCAGAAGGATTGCGCCGTCGCTCTGGATGACGGCGTCGAAGCTGGTGGTGACGACGGTCGAGGTCTCACGCTCGACGATCACTGCCGGGCCGGCCACGCGGTCGCCGGTGCAAAGTGTGTCGCGCTCGACAATGCCGTAGCTGCGCGGCGCGCCGCTGACCGGATCGAAGACCGCGCGCGTCGTCGTTGGTTGTTTGGTTTTTTTGCCGGTGGCCAGTTCATGCTTGGTGACGGCGGGCCGGACATCCGTCGCCTTGACCGACCAAGTGACGATCTCGATCTCCAACCCGTCGAGCCCTTCGATGGCGCGGCCGAAGAAGCGCTGGTAGTTCTCCTCGAACCGGTCCTTGAGCCTTGCGACCGCATCGTCGCCGAACGGCTCGTCCGCCAGCGGCACGGGAATTTCCCAGCCCTGGCCGGCATAGCGCATGAAGGCGGTGATCTCGCAGACGATCCTGCCGCTGGCGCCGCTGCGCACGAAGCCTTCGGCGGAGGCCTTGAGGTCAGCAAGCAACGCGTTGACCTCGGCCGGCTTGAACCGCGACAGGCGCGTCAGTTTCGACGCCAGCGCCTCATAGCCGAACGGCGCTTTCAGGAAGCCGATCGCCGAGCCGACACCCGCGCCCCGGGGAACGATGCACTGGTCGATGCTGAGCTTCTCGCAGAGCCTTGCGGCGTGAAGCGGGGCCGCGCCGCCGAACGCGATCATCAGATTGTCGGAAATGTTCTTGCCGCTCTCGACGGCATGGACGCGTGCCGCGTTCGCCATGTTTTCGTCCACCACCTCGCAGATGCCGAAGGCCGTCGACATGGCATCGAGCGACAGGCGCTCGCCGACGTCGCGCAGGATGGCCTGCTCGGACGCAGTGGTGTCCAGCTTGATTGCGCCGCCGGCGAAATTGTCGGGATCGAGCTTGCCGAGCGCCAGGTCGGCATCGGTGATCGCCGGGCGCTTGCCGCCGCGGCCGTAGCAGGCCGGGCCCGGTTCCGATCCGGCGCTTTCGGGCCCGGTCTGTATACGGCCCATGGCGTCGACCCAAGCGATGGAGCCGCCGCCGGCGCCGATCTCGATCATCTCGATCACCGGGATGGAGATCGACATGCCGGAGCCTTTCGAGAAGCGGTAGGTGCGCGCCACTTCGAAGGTTCTGGCCGTGCGCGGCGCATAGTCCTCGATCAGGCAGATTTTTGCGGTCGTGCCGCCCATGTCGTAGGAAACGACCTTTTCCAGGCCGAAACGCCGGGCAATATCGGCGGCGAAGATGGCGCCGCCAGCCGGGCCGGACTCGACCAACCGCACCGGGAACTCCGAAGCTGTCTCCACCGAGATCAGCCCGCCGCCCGAATGGATCATGAAGACCGGGCATTCGGCGCCCATCTCCTTCAGTCGTGTCTGCAGGCGCGCCAGATAGTCGGCCATCTGCGGGCGCACATAGGCGTTGGCGCAGACGGTGTTGAAGCGTTCGAACTCGCGCATCTGTGGCGAGACTTCCGCGCTAATCGAGATCGGAATGCCGAG is a window encoding:
- a CDS encoding hydantoinase B/oxoprolinase family protein produces the protein MSDPGTNSIGEIRMQVMWNRLISVVEEQALTLLRTAFSTSVRESGDLSAGVFDPRGQMLAQAVTGTPGHVNTMAEAVLHFMNEIPREDMFEGDTYVTNDPWQGTGHLHDITMVSPSFLNGKLVAFFACTAHVVDVGGRGFGADGKSVYEEGIQIPIMKFAEKGKINLDLVRILRANVREPNQVVGDFYSLAACNEVGHRRLVDMMKEIGLTSLDGLGEFIFSRTRDAMLERIKALPKGSWSNELVTDGYDEPVRLAATVSVRDDHVEVDFTGTDPMSRWGINCPIIYSKAYACYALKCVVAPDIPNNAASLAFFTVSSPVNILNAVRPAPVALRHIFGHMVPDLVLGAISQALPGKILAEGAGALWNIHISVRPVAGSSGRRAEVLMFNSGGMGARPGLDGLSATAFPSGVHTMPIEATEHTGPIVIWRKELRPDSGGDGEFRGGLGQIIEIAAIEGHEFDFSAMFDRVNHPPRGRNGGKPGIAGVVKLDDGTKMRPKGWQHVPAGRRLILELPGGGGYGDPLKRSAAAQADDRSKGYISENDR
- a CDS encoding pyridoxal phosphate-dependent aminotransferase, translated to MSYLASRLSVVKPSASMAASQAAKALRAKGVDVIDLGLGEPDFPTPLHIIDAAHFAAKAGQTLYTASAGTLEVREAVAGKFRRENGLDYVADDIVVANGAKQIIFNALMATLESGDEAILPAPYFVSYPEMVKLLGGTPVVVECPETTGFRLTPALLEKAITPRTKWLFLNMPGNPSGAVYSEADLKALGTVLAKHPQVLILSDEIYEHILFDGREFVSFGKACPGLKDRTLIVNGVSKSYAMTGWRVGYAAGPAPLIKAMSTIQSQSCTSVCSIAQAATVAALNGPQDEVARFRQAFEARRDLVVDGIRKINDLTLSPPDGAFYAYIGCASLIGRKTRKGAVLEDDATVANYLLNEGRVASVPGVAYGLSPYFRISTATSEEVLTEAIARINAAVAQVE
- a CDS encoding patatin-like phospholipase family protein: MSSVDSLAARLLSATLMFDRASLLALEALAAESDRRVLRRGEVLVREGDPSDRFFVVLSGRFTVHKGDPIGSVAEIAQGELVGEIGFFAGLPRTATVLAARDSIVLEISRNHFEKAAEALPNLREAVTISLARRFATQSPILSRLQKPAKIRTLAIIAAGGSRISPVFIGHLQQEFGAVTRAQFVSRLDVHAKFAGRPIDDQPVLNWLNELEAQADFVVYVADEEPNEWTRVCIRQADTVLLLANASSSPRLNTSEELALSVHPPSTGRLVLIHDNRSAAVSGTSAWLDERPHVGQHHHVALEDGADIQRLVRFISCKARGFVAAGGGSLGSAHLGVYKAFVEAGGRFDYLGGTSSGAAMMAGFARGLDAEQIDRGTHNIFVKSRAFRRPTLPRFALLDHKAFDRALREEYGDVLIEDLWLPFFALSTNLSSRQPHLHRRGKLWQAVRASGSLPGVLPPFFTADGDMLVDGAIMNNLPLEQMRELKTGPNVIVSFGSSGPQKYHIDYDRIPGRSEMAVALLNPFGRARLPQLPSMLQVIAASMLAHGPQDIAVGDEDVLVCPQVSGTVGFMDWSRHSELFSDAYDRTAQWIEERLRQNDPGLRAVLGNGHT
- a CDS encoding NAD(P)-dependent oxidoreductase, with amino-acid sequence MPHYERILITGAAGRLGSVLRKGLVPLAKTIRVAGREPFSDLAPHEEEAVFDLADMEATIAATKDCDAIVHFGGAPLECEWQKILDSSIRGSYHIYEGARKHGVKRVVYASSVHAIGYHEIEAHIGVDAPVRPDSLYGVSKNFVESLSRLYWDKFGIETVCLRIFSSFPEPADRRMLWSYLSFADCVRLVEASLTAPRVGHTISFGVSNNKLKMVDNSGADHLGFVAHDSAEPFRAAVEAKTPVPDPTKPSVKYLGGWFCELGHPDDKPA
- a CDS encoding hydantoinase/oxoprolinase family protein gives rise to the protein MTSRTDDIRLGADIGGTFTDIALDVRGTMFSTKVLTNYAAPEQAILDGIAVVVRDAGILPAEIGIIIHGTTLATNALIERRGAKTALVTTEGFRDVIEMRTENRFEQYDLSLQLPTPLIPREDRFTVKGRIGAEGQELQPLDEAALEEIADKIAAGGFGSVAIGFIHAYANAEHERRAREILSTKLGIPISISAEVSPQMREFERFNTVCANAYVRPQMADYLARLQTRLKEMGAECPVFMIHSGGGLISVETASEFPVRLVESGPAGGAIFAADIARRFGLEKVVSYDMGGTTAKICLIEDYAPRTARTFEVARTYRFSKGSGMSISIPVIEMIEIGAGGGSIAWVDAMGRIQTGPESAGSEPGPACYGRGGKRPAITDADLALGKLDPDNFAGGAIKLDTTASEQAILRDVGERLSLDAMSTAFGICEVVDENMANAARVHAVESGKNISDNLMIAFGGAAPLHAARLCEKLSIDQCIVPRGAGVGSAIGFLKAPFGYEALASKLTRLSRFKPAEVNALLADLKASAEGFVRSGASGRIVCEITAFMRYAGQGWEIPVPLADEPFGDDAVARLKDRFEENYQRFFGRAIEGLDGLEIEIVTWSVKATDVRPAVTKHELATGKKTKQPTTTRAVFDPVSGAPRSYGIVERDTLCTGDRVAGPAVIVERETSTVVTTSFDAVIQSDGAILLTRKGSQA